The Geoglobus acetivorans genome window below encodes:
- a CDS encoding metallophosphoesterase gives MIKLLHISDIHLEAPFRFLGPKGYERRLELKQSFEEILNNAEDFDVDAILIAGDLYEAKYATRDLGYFIKKCFESLDIPIFITPGNHDPYTKNSLYSLIKWPENVYIFSKNFFEEIELNEQYLVYGIANVWDNDTTNHLAKLRVETDTPTIGIMHGSYSPYSMLLPESSKMCLPFTDGDLKNSNLNYLALGHYHKYAEIEIDGEVRAVYPGTLEPLNFDEIGERNALLVKISSNTVKLEKVPTGIRNYEILEIDCSSATCSADIISKIKQSGINERNIVKIILKGEISPSVELRLEEIEAAAKKQFYHAIVENETNPAYDIQAISQENTLRGEFVRRILSKIEQNPEKEEVWMKALYYGLEAFDSDKKEVQIL, from the coding sequence TTGATAAAACTGTTACATATTTCCGATATACATCTTGAAGCACCATTTAGATTCTTAGGACCAAAAGGATACGAAAGAAGATTGGAGTTAAAACAGTCTTTTGAAGAGATTTTAAATAATGCTGAAGATTTTGACGTTGACGCAATACTTATAGCGGGAGATTTGTATGAGGCAAAGTACGCAACAAGGGACCTTGGATATTTCATCAAAAAATGCTTTGAGTCTTTAGATATCCCTATTTTCATTACACCCGGAAACCATGACCCCTACACCAAAAACTCGCTGTATTCTCTGATCAAGTGGCCAGAAAACGTATATATTTTTTCCAAAAATTTTTTTGAAGAAATAGAATTGAATGAACAATATCTAGTATATGGAATCGCAAACGTATGGGACAACGATACTACCAATCACTTAGCCAAACTCAGAGTTGAAACCGACACGCCCACTATAGGAATTATGCATGGTTCTTACAGCCCATACTCCATGTTGCTCCCTGAATCCAGTAAAATGTGTTTGCCATTTACTGATGGAGATTTGAAAAATTCTAATTTGAACTATCTTGCCCTTGGCCACTACCATAAATATGCAGAAATAGAAATTGATGGTGAAGTCAGAGCAGTTTACCCTGGAACACTTGAGCCATTAAACTTTGATGAGATTGGTGAAAGAAATGCATTACTCGTAAAAATTTCCAGTAATACTGTGAAGCTGGAAAAGGTTCCAACAGGAATCAGAAACTACGAAATACTCGAAATAGATTGTTCATCAGCAACTTGTTCTGCAGACATAATATCCAAGATAAAACAAAGTGGAATTAATGAGCGCAATATCGTGAAAATCATTCTTAAAGGGGAAATTAGCCCATCAGTGGAACTACGATTAGAAGAAATAGAGGCTGCAGCTAAAAAACAATTCTATCACGCTATCGTTGAGAACGAAACCAATCCTGCCTATGATATTCAAGCCATATCCCAAGAAAATACTCTCAGAGGTGAATTTGTAAGAAGAATACTCAGTAAAATTGAGCAAAATCCCGAAAAAGAGGAGGTTTGGATGAAAGCCCTGTATTATGGGCTCGAAGCTTTTGACAGCGACAAAAAAGAGGTGCAAATTCTATGA
- a CDS encoding DNA recombination protein RmuC, with the protein MQVAEFYDILLPITVLAVLGYVILKQRNAESRIEEVSRKFEDLNRSLPEWVEGAVAKTFQNSAGVFESLFASAITKNSEVIKGAFATSLKELGIQEDLGKLSEASADLKAITSDLKTMFQVKHARAKFGELQLESLLKDIFPASRIQFQKNIGVGIPDACILVEDGRYLCIDSKFPLENFRKYSEANSESEKEKYWRDFIKDVKNHIEEIRKKYVGKESTLDFAFMFVPSDAIFHHLVSESPDIAVEASKAGVILTSPSVLPAYLSLISARIKAEEISKRADEIQNKINVLGSYINDVDSRFETLSRHVSNAYSNLSKVQQSIASLKGYYSTIAKLEEVEE; encoded by the coding sequence ATGCAGGTCGCGGAATTCTACGACATATTGCTGCCGATCACCGTTCTTGCAGTTCTGGGGTATGTGATCCTCAAGCAGAGGAATGCTGAAAGCAGGATCGAGGAGGTCAGCAGGAAATTCGAAGATTTGAACAGAAGTTTGCCAGAATGGGTTGAAGGTGCTGTTGCAAAAACGTTCCAGAACTCGGCAGGAGTTTTCGAAAGTCTCTTTGCATCGGCCATAACAAAGAATTCAGAAGTGATAAAGGGTGCCTTTGCAACCTCCCTGAAAGAGCTGGGAATTCAGGAGGATCTTGGAAAGCTGAGTGAAGCTTCTGCAGATCTCAAGGCGATAACCTCCGACCTGAAAACAATGTTTCAGGTGAAGCATGCGAGGGCAAAATTTGGCGAGCTCCAGCTCGAAAGCTTGCTGAAGGACATCTTTCCAGCTTCTCGCATTCAGTTTCAGAAAAATATTGGAGTTGGTATTCCGGACGCATGCATTCTTGTAGAAGATGGCAGGTATCTCTGCATAGACTCAAAATTCCCGCTTGAGAACTTCAGGAAGTACAGTGAGGCGAATAGCGAATCTGAGAAGGAGAAGTACTGGAGAGATTTCATAAAAGACGTGAAAAATCACATTGAGGAGATCAGGAAGAAGTACGTGGGGAAAGAAAGCACTCTTGACTTTGCTTTCATGTTCGTTCCATCTGATGCGATATTCCACCACCTCGTCTCTGAATCTCCAGACATTGCAGTTGAGGCATCCAAGGCAGGAGTAATTCTGACATCTCCTTCAGTGCTTCCAGCCTACCTTTCTCTAATCTCTGCCAGAATAAAGGCTGAAGAGATCTCAAAGAGAGCTGACGAAATCCAGAATAAAATAAATGTGCTTGGCAGCTACATCAATGATGTTGATTCTAGATTTGAAACGCTCTCAAGACACGTTAGCAACGCCTACAGTAACTTGTCAAAAGTCCAGCAATCCATAGCCAGTCTAAAAGGGTATTATTCTACAATTGCCAAGCTTGAGGAGGTAGAAGAATGA
- a CDS encoding DUF6293 family protein produces MPVTQITFIGHTRERIIESIRALRELPVTRIILAVGKPDTSGERKARRVAREIADELKTIFDVEIVEIDKKNIMNAVLELVEVAERERENGNEVVFNVSGSLRTFAIAAYIAASITNSRVFSSIPKYGENDEEEGIEEIVELPILPVSFPGKEQMEILKAIGDGVSSLDELVIKLNPEIDRGSREFQSERSRLSHHLSKLERAGFVKREKHGRNVKIMLTELGKAITAALN; encoded by the coding sequence ATGCCCGTAACCCAGATCACGTTCATCGGACACACAAGGGAAAGGATTATCGAATCCATCCGCGCCCTCAGGGAACTGCCCGTCACCAGAATCATTCTCGCAGTTGGAAAGCCTGACACGAGTGGTGAGAGGAAGGCCAGAAGAGTTGCCCGGGAAATTGCAGATGAGCTCAAAACAATATTTGACGTCGAGATTGTGGAGATTGACAAGAAAAACATCATGAACGCTGTTCTCGAGCTTGTGGAGGTGGCAGAGAGAGAGCGGGAGAATGGTAATGAGGTTGTGTTCAACGTCTCGGGCTCTCTCAGAACTTTCGCAATTGCAGCATACATTGCCGCGAGCATCACGAATTCAAGGGTGTTCTCCTCAATTCCGAAATACGGTGAAAACGATGAGGAAGAAGGAATAGAGGAGATCGTGGAACTGCCCATCCTACCGGTAAGCTTTCCCGGAAAGGAGCAGATGGAGATTTTGAAAGCCATAGGAGACGGTGTATCTTCCCTCGATGAGCTGGTAATAAAGCTCAATCCAGAAATTGACAGGGGAAGCAGAGAGTTCCAGAGTGAGAGGAGCAGGCTGAGCCACCACCTCTCAAAGCTTGAAAGGGCAGGGTTTGTCAAGAGAGAGAAGCATGGCAGAAACGTGAAGATAATGCTTACGGAACTCGGAAAGGCGATAACTGCAGCTCTAAACTGA
- a CDS encoding MBL fold metallo-hydrolase RNA specificity domain-containing protein, whose protein sequence is MKITVYDGATTIGGNKIYVEEDGRGVFLDFGMNFAKYSQYFQEFLTERSGRGIHDLIHLDLIPKINVYRKDLIPSDLDTSSYPKLNVGAVLLSHAHMDHCGNIGLLSENIAIVSSPISVAILKALRDSSQAKIGSEIAYFSPRAPQENGRYLKSKSGNYVGRKFVCTSEFSDDLMEFVSSRPGTKGIVDGEVTHISDTALPFEVRAFEVDHSIYGANAYIIYGDVAVSYTGDLRLHGRNAAKTREFVKNSRDARVLITEGTRTSRDDENESEKTVFENCLRAVEESKGIVIADFSPRNFERLETFLKIARKTGRELVVTAKDAYMLHAIECADGVCRLEDARIYYEIKDRSRAKWETETIMKRWGEKFVDPAEISKNPENYILCFSFHDMKHLLDIKPDGGAYIYSSSEAFSEEQEFDFLRLYNWLREFNLRVYGFRMVLKDGKLAPEFIKGYHASGHASKEDLRWIIEQIDPDVIIPVHTTNHEWFAENFESVVVFRDGGRVGV, encoded by the coding sequence ATGAAAATAACAGTTTACGATGGTGCGACAACAATCGGCGGGAACAAGATCTACGTTGAAGAAGACGGCAGGGGAGTTTTTCTGGACTTCGGCATGAACTTTGCGAAATACAGCCAGTATTTCCAGGAATTTCTGACAGAGAGGAGCGGAAGGGGCATTCACGACCTCATTCACCTCGACCTGATTCCGAAGATAAATGTTTACAGAAAGGACCTGATACCATCCGATCTGGACACTTCATCATACCCTAAGCTCAATGTCGGGGCAGTTCTTTTGAGCCATGCCCACATGGACCACTGCGGGAACATCGGCCTGCTCAGCGAGAACATCGCCATAGTCTCCTCACCAATATCGGTTGCCATCCTCAAGGCATTGAGGGATTCCTCACAAGCAAAGATTGGATCGGAGATAGCGTACTTCTCTCCCAGAGCGCCTCAGGAGAATGGAAGGTACCTCAAATCCAAAAGCGGCAATTATGTGGGACGGAAATTCGTGTGCACTTCTGAATTTTCTGATGATCTCATGGAGTTCGTCTCAAGCAGACCCGGGACAAAAGGTATTGTGGATGGAGAAGTGACCCACATATCTGACACCGCACTACCGTTCGAGGTCAGGGCTTTTGAGGTTGATCACTCAATCTACGGGGCCAATGCATACATCATCTACGGGGATGTGGCAGTATCGTATACCGGAGATCTCAGGCTTCACGGCAGAAACGCTGCCAAAACAAGGGAGTTCGTCAAAAATAGCAGGGATGCGCGGGTTCTGATTACAGAAGGGACAAGAACTTCGAGAGATGACGAGAATGAATCTGAAAAAACAGTATTTGAGAACTGTCTCAGGGCTGTTGAAGAGTCGAAAGGGATCGTAATAGCTGATTTCTCACCGAGAAATTTTGAAAGGCTTGAAACTTTTCTGAAAATTGCACGAAAAACTGGGAGAGAGCTTGTTGTAACTGCAAAAGACGCCTACATGCTTCATGCCATCGAGTGTGCTGATGGAGTTTGCAGGCTGGAAGATGCTCGAATTTATTACGAAATTAAAGACAGGTCAAGAGCCAAATGGGAAACGGAAACCATCATGAAGAGGTGGGGTGAAAAGTTCGTCGATCCAGCAGAGATTTCGAAAAATCCAGAGAACTACATTCTCTGCTTTTCATTCCACGACATGAAGCATCTGCTCGACATAAAGCCGGATGGTGGAGCGTACATCTACTCTTCGAGCGAGGCGTTCAGCGAAGAACAGGAGTTCGACTTTCTCAGACTGTACAACTGGCTGAGAGAATTCAATCTGAGGGTCTACGGCTTCAGGATGGTGCTGAAAGATGGAAAACTGGCTCCTGAGTTCATAAAGGGCTACCACGCCTCAGGGCATGCCTCAAAAGAGGATCTGAGGTGGATAATCGAGCAGATTGATCCGGATGTGATCATTCCGGTGCATACCACAAACCATGAGTGGTTTGCGGAAAACTTTGAGAGTGTGGTTGTGTTTAGAGATGGTGGGAGAGTGGGGGTCTGA